Genomic DNA from Trichoderma asperellum chromosome 5, complete sequence:
TGCAATATCTTATCGCTGCGCCaagccaattttttttttcccatcgcCATCCTTTGCCTGAATCGCGGCTTGATTGTTGGAGGTGAAAGTGAGATCGTGGTGAAAACTGCTTAATGTGCGGTTTCCCTCTTTACCCTTAGTCTTTgctcctcttccctctttcGCTCTCTTCCATATTTCTTCGTTTCTCTCCCCCATATCCAACTTTGGACTCGCATGCGACGGCTTGGAAAAGTGCTATCAACAATGGCTTCGGACGTCGTCCGGGATGGTGTTTTTGGTAGGCATTGTCTTCCTATGCGCTGACTTTGACTGCATTTCTGCTCTGCCAATGACTTTGGCCCATAAGGAATGTTGCTAATGCAATTTGGTTTGCCGTCACAGCCATAAACAAGCCCTGCGGCCTCAGCTCTGCCCAGGTTGTGCGAGAATGTCAGCAAGCTTTCAAcccttcttcattcttcaaaCCGATGATCGACGCAGAGATCGCGCGACGACTTAAGGAAGGCGGCCAGTTTAACCGGCGCAgggctgagaagaaggcttCTCAGGTCAAGATCGGTCATGGAGGAACCTTGGATCCCTTGGCGACGGGTGTATTGATTCTGGGCATTGGGTCTGCcacgaagctgctgcctcaATTCCTCGACTGCACCAAAACTTACGAGACCGTCGTCTTATTCGGCGCAAGTACCGACACCTACGACAGAGTCGGCCGTATCCTATTCAAGCGTCCGTATGATCACATCACACGAGAGATGGTGGAAAAGGAACTGGAGGGGTTCAAGGGCAAGCAAATCCAGATCCCACCCCTTTACTCTGCGCTCAAGATGAACGGCAAACCCCTCTATGAGTATGCGCGTGAAGGAAAACCCATACCCAGAGAGATTGAAGGAAGAGAGGTCGAGGTGTTGGAAATTGAGCTCGTGGAATGGTACGAGCCCAAGAAGCATAATCATCGCTGGCCAACCGAGGAGGCAGAAGCCGCTGAGCGCAATCTTGCTGAGCAGGCCTGGCGGGTTACGAAGCAACAGGAGACTGCGCGGAAGCTCACGCCGGAAGAGAAGGAGCAAGATGACCAAGCAGTTGCGGCGCATGAGAATTTCAAACGCAAATTTGAAGAGCGACAGGATGAGCTCATTAGAGATGCGCCGCGAAAGAAGCAGCGCCCGTCCAAGCACTCTGCCATGATGTCTGGCGCCCTCGGTCAGCTGCCTCAGCCCGTCTATTCAAACAAGGGCAAAAATCTTGTCCCTCCTTCGCCCGATGAGAGCACTCCTCCGCCGTGGAGCGACGAgggccctgctgctgctcgaatTCGATTAAAGGTGACATCCGGTTTCTACGTCCGAAGCTTCTGCCATGATCTCGGCACCAAGCTGGGATCGGCAGGCCTCATGGCAGAGCTTGCCCGTGTCCGCCAGAGTGATTTCACTATCGGTGGAACCAATTGTCTTGAATACGAAGACCTGgccaagggcgaggaggttTGGGGTCCCAAGGTTGCCGATATGCTGGCGCGATGGAATGGAGAGCCCGAGGGACAGTGGCTTGGCCCCCAGGCAGCAGAGTCACAGAAGAagccagaaaagaaaagcccaaGCCCTGGCGGGTCAGCCCCTGCTCGATCTGAAAAGCGATCACGATCCCCATCTGTGAACGGTGCCTCGTCGCCTGCGCGTAAACTCCAGGCTAAAGGTGATGGAGAGAAGCCTACACGGCAAATCAATGGCGCCAAAATAGCCACAAAATCGGATGATGAAAAGTCCTGGAACGGATTTGATGACTgaagtgagagaaaaaactaaaactaaaatGTGATTAATATATCAAAGCGGATTATCTGCTTTTTGTTGTTCAGGAGGTGAATATGACAGCTATTGTCCCGGACAGCTGCAGTCAGGAAAACAGGCCTATGCGCATACATACCAACGGCGTAGGGGTACGAAGGCGTTTTATATAGAATCGCAGGCAAATACTTTCACAAGTGTAATCTCTTACACGGCGCCACCGTCAAGATGCATTTTGCTTCTCATTTCTCTCCACCTAGTGATTAgttgatatatataaaacaccTTACTACGCACTCCTCGGAAACACCCTCCAGTCGTGCAAGCCCAAGAGTTGTGAAATCAAAGTCAAAGCCAGGGCATGTTCATATTCTTGCGCATTGCCCAATCATCAACAGAAGAAAAGcgtaagaaaagaaaaaaagaatcaataCAAATAGATCTTAACGCTTCCAGTTCCCGTTTAATCTGATATTCCGTAACCCAATCCATGCGACCAATCCATCCAATTCGCCCagtattactttttttcctgttcaTTCATTCGTGTATCCTTTCATTCAATATCTCTAGACGCCAACGACAGAGCCTCTGCGTCGTATCCTTCTATCAGCAGGGTCTTGACTTTTTCGATTCGATGCAtagccagctccagcttgtcCAACCGTATCCTCTTCTCCACATCTCGCTGCTCGAGTTCCGATACTTTCTGCTCTAGGGCGGCCCTGGCGCGACGCTCCGTAGCCACCATCTCGTTGGCCTGCTCAAAGAGCGTCGCACTGAGGTCCTCGAGTTCCCTGTTCGTTTCGTTGAGGCGACCCTCTGCCGCTTTACGCAGCATCTGCTCCTTATTCAAAGCCTCAAGCAGGTCTTCTGCCGTGCGGCCGCTGTttctcgtcatcgtcgccgtcgttgtcgtcgtcgtcatcactCTCGCTTcagtcggcggcggcgtcacGGGAGGCACGGCCCTGGATATCGCCGGAGGGCTCGCGGTTTGTGGTCGACGCGAATACATCAACGCGGAGATTCTCGTCGCGCCAGCCTGGAAGAAGGACGAGCGGGTGGGACTATGAGATGCCGCACTGGCGGGCTGTTCGGGCGTTGACGGAGGGAGCATGGCTCGCAACTTGGACAGCTCTGCCTCGTAGTCGGCCCAGCGGTCTACGGCAGCCGTGGCCTTCTGGTTCAGCTGGAAGACCTGGGTTTCGAGCTCGGCGATGCGGGCCTGAGCCTCGAGCAGCTGGGTTGATGGGGGCTCGGCATCTTGGGGGGGGATCACGACGCCGCAACTGGGGCAGCAGGACGGGCTGGGATCGACGAAGAGGGAAGTTGTTTTCGAAGCAGCGGCCGTAACGACCATGGTGGACGACATAGTAGCCAGATGTTGCTCAGGTTTCCTTCTGTATGCCTTTTTCCAGCCGCTTTCGGCACAAGATGAGCCGAGCTCTCGCCTCTCGCTCAAGACcagaaaaaagataaaaaaaaaaaaaaaaaagatgagatgaggtCAGTGCCTGCTGCGCACCCAAGTAGTTGGGCTTGTCGTAGGGTTGGAGAAGCAGATGCAAGTGCGCTGGCGGGGTGGTTTAAGGGAATGTCGCGTGTGTTAGTGGAGCGCTCGACAGGGGCAGACACAAACTTTATAAGGGAGACAGGCAGAGATGCCCTTTAAAGAGCCAATGCAGCAGGGGGCTGGAGACACTGACAGCGGCAAGGTCCGCTTTATCTACTTCATGAGCTGGTCTGTGTGGCTGATCGCTTTTAAAACTGGATTGCTGTTGTACAGCCTCCACGAGACACGAAGAGATGCTATAATTAGATACATTCGACACATACGCACAGATAGGGAGCAAGGAGCAAACAACTAACAATAAGACACTAATcattactgctactgcttcgCGGAGGCCCCTTTATCAATACATAGGACTATTCGATGTTGAGAGCACTTCTGAGAGCTCCAACGTTGCAGCAACGGATAGCTACGGCAATCCAGGGCATACGCTGCAGCTTTCTAGTCAGGCACATCTCAGAGAAAAGCGCGCTAAATCCAAGCCTGATTGCATACCCATACCCATGCCTACCAGCCAAGCTATTTTGATGGAGCACATTAACATTCATTCGTATGCGTGCCTGGCAGGCCTATGCAGTTCACCATCCAATGTATCGCCTCATTTGCTCGCCATCCATTGCGGCGTCCCAAGTGTCTAGGATCCAATAGCGACCTTGCGTTTGACTAATTAAGCCCAATTCTTACTTAGGTGTCGTACAGCATACACCCGCAGctgtttgtgtgtgtggcCCAGGAAGCTTAGCCGGGCCTATTGCTGTTGACGATTTCTGCAAATTATGATGCTGCGCAAAATACAAAAGACGGCAGTCGATTTTCAGTGTCCCAGCAGTTGCTTCAGCTCGGCTTGGCAACCTTTCGCGGCTCGCTCACGCCCGTGTCGGGATCTTTGAACTCTTTCCAACTGATGGGAACCATGTCATTCCCTACATCGCTAGTCGCCATAATAACACCGAGTTCGTTGGACGCTGTTGAGAGATAGTAGTTGGCTTGGTCGCCCAAGGAGATCTAATCACATATTGTTAGTCTTCATACTTGAAGCGGATGATGGAGGGATATCTCCTTACGACTTGGGCCCGAACAATATCACCGGGTTTGAATGATTCATGAATTTTGACCTTGTCTTGCTCTGTCGCCCTGACATCCTGTACCCGGATCACACCTTGCCACTCCGTCTGTAGAACTGTATCGCCAACTTGCTGAATGACTACGATGGCCTGCTTTGGCATAAGGCGCACCACGCGCGCCAACACAGTGTTACCAACATCCGGTAGGACCTCTCGCTTCCGGCCGCGCCTAATAACAGAGATGGTCGACAATTCTTCCACGGACGGCGCCGTGATTTTATTTAGTCGCTTGGTTGGGCCAGGAGCCTTGGCTGGTGCTGTGACGTTCACATTGCCTAACAGCGAAGAGACAATATTGCCTCCATAAATGTGTGTGCCTGGGCCCGAAGCATACTTGCTGGCGGGGCCCAAGATCGTGCCTGGGATGGCGAGAGAAGGTAGAATGTCAGTCGCCATTGAAAACAGATTGGGCGGCTCTGAAACAACTTCGACTCTTCGCGCTCCATCGAAAAGTCGCCAGCCATGACAGCAACAAAAAGTCCTTATCGCGATAAAGGTCACGTGCCAAGCTCCGATTAGCTAACCCATCGCAAAATCCGCATTCGGGTCCGAAGTGGGCTCTGCAAGGCGGAGAGCGGAGCAAAGAAAGT
This window encodes:
- a CDS encoding uncharacterized protein (BUSCO:EOG092D4CWZ); the encoded protein is MATDILPSLAIPGTILGPASKYASGPGTHIYGGNIVSSLLGNVNVTAPAKAPGPTKRLNKITAPSVEELSTISVIRRGRKREVLPDVGNTVLARVVRLMPKQAIVVIQQVGDTVLQTEWQGVIRVQDVRATEQDKVKIHESFKPGDIVRAQVISLGDQANYYLSTASNELGVIMATSDVGNDMVPISWKEFKDPDTGVSEPRKVAKPS
- a CDS encoding uncharacterized protein (BUSCO:EOG092D3UZB), which encodes MRRLGKVLSTMASDVVRDGVFAINKPCGLSSAQVVRECQQAFNPSSFFKPMIDAEIARRLKEGGQFNRRRAEKKASQVKIGHGGTLDPLATGVLILGIGSATKLLPQFLDCTKTYETVVLFGASTDTYDRVGRILFKRPYDHITREMVEKELEGFKGKQIQIPPLYSALKMNGKPLYEYAREGKPIPREIEGREVEVLEIELVEWYEPKKHNHRWPTEEAEAAERNLAEQAWRVTKQQETARKLTPEEKEQDDQAVAAHENFKRKFEERQDELIRDAPRKKQRPSKHSAMMSGALGQLPQPVYSNKGKNLVPPSPDESTPPPWSDEGPAAARIRLKVTSGFYVRSFCHDLGTKLGSAGLMAELARVRQSDFTIGGTNCLEYEDLAKGEEVWGPKVADMLARWNGEPEGQWLGPQAAESQKKPEKKSPSPGGSAPARSEKRSRSPSVNGASSPARKLQAKGDGEKPTRQINGAKIATKSDDEKSWNGFDD